The sequence GTGCACCTCTAGCATGCATTGAAAGCTCTGTTTCCACCTCTAATGATGAAGAGGTCAAAGCAGAGGCCCTTGACGGAGCAGACGTAGTGTGTGGCGACGGCGCGGGTATAACGGATTAGCTTGCCGCACCAGGCGAGGCGGAACTGCAGGAGCACGTGCGCGAGGTGCGTGACATCGGTGCAGGTCCAGAGCGTGGTGACAGCGGAAGCGAGGCCGAAGTCCATGTAGAGGCAGGGCTTAAAAGACCACATGAGCCGATGAGAACATTATTTGTAAACACATGCTCAATATAAATGAGTCACAAGATATTTTGAATTGGAAAAACAAATTTACCAGCAAACAGATAGAAGATTATTTGCAAAAGTAGGAATGGAAAGCATAGATATATAAAATGAGAATAGAAATGATTCACAAGATATATTATCCATGCTAACACGAGAGAAGCTTCTGCAACAATTGACTGCCATCAGAACTTATTTAGAAAGCCGCAATGATTCGCCAGTCTAACTTACAAGATAAAATGGAAACGTAGAGGAACTAACTTTTGGCAACATCTCATCTCCCCTTATTATTTCTTCTCCCTTCAACAAATAAATCTGTGACAATGTACAACTGTTTTAAAGTCTAGAAATCAATGGAATCGACGACCCACCGAACCCTAACCCGACTAACCTCTTGTCTTATGTACATCACGGAAACAACAGCTATGTCACTTCAGCACAAAAAAATCAAGGGATGCGCATCAGTTCCTACGCATTCTCATCACCTATTCCTATGCTTTAAGGTTGGCTCGTGTCTTGATTGGCTTTAGCTTAACCCCCATGCTCTCAGGAGAGAGGAGCTCTGGTGATATACAAAACGGATTCAGAGGGCTACGAGGGCTACAGTTTATCTGGCTTGGCCTGTACAGTCCATATCCCATGAGAAAGTACTCCATTGGTATCAGCATTGCGTGTGGTTGCTCCTCTGTCACAACCGAGCCACAAGCTTGTACCTGTAGAGTCACCAAACTTGGTATGTAAAAAACCCTAAAATCAACGTAAAATAAAATCTGCGTACAAATTGGTACCTCCACAAGAGCGCTATATCGCCTATCAAGCTTTGCAGTCATGTGCACAGCTTCAGCATGGAACTGGGAATTCTCACCAACAAAAATAAGTGTCCTGCACTGTAGCTGCTTCAGGTTCTCTGTCAAGTCTTTTCTCCTGTATAAAGCATCGCAAAATATTATTATCTGGTTTCACTCATCCACTGACTCAGGCACCGGATGACCGTAGGAGTTGAACATATAAGCTTTAGAGATAAAAAGGACATACTCATTGATAGTTTGGATAAATCGCCACACATTAATGCACTGCCGTTGATTTAGAAACTTTATTGAATAAAAGGAGGGTTAAAGATCATAAACAAATACACCATAACTGATAAGGGATGAGATGTCTTAGCGCATACGCTTCTACAAGCCTGCACAATATCTGATTCAGGTTCAACTGAGCCTCCACGTACTCCCTAAGGATCATAAAGTTCAAACACAAGTTTTAAGCATCTACGCAAATATCACGTCGCATGCCATAACCTAAGCCATATTTAGTTACCTTTCCAAAGTAGCGTTGCAACAAAATATCCTTCACGACATTACCCATGCCATAATAATACAGTAAATTTGACATTATCTAAGAAATAAAAATGTCAGTACATAATCATTATTCTGAAGGAAGGTTCTTTGAAGCTAAATATTGAATAGCTACCTTATTATAAAACAACTCAGACCATGCCTAACTTGCTTATTCAATGCATTCAAAAGCAACTGCATTGAAAATATTTTGGGTAAGTTCAAAGCTTGAACTGAAATAGAGAGAGGAGTGTGTAACCTAGTGTCAAATACCTCCTCAATAAAGATATGCTTGTCAGTAGGTGACAACTCAAGATCAGCAGGCATAATGTCACTCAGTAGATTGTGTGTATATGGATCATCATCTATCACCTATGTGCTCTCCGCCCGCGGAACTTCAGGTGAGCTCGTGCTCTTTGTGCGTCGACCTGAAATGGTGCTTGATTACGGCGGAATTCAACCACTTCTATTCAACTCTCTAAGGTACTGATATAGTTAATTCATGCCATCTGATTGGGGTTGGTGTTTAACAACAATATGACTATGTATCTGTTGTTTTTCCTCCCATCTCCCCAACCTGAAGTTCTTTGACGAAATGGATGAAGATGGAAGTGAGTACAAAAAATTTAGCAGTTCTTAATTTTCCATGCTTATTGCTTGGCTTTAACATTATGATAATTATTAACGTTGCGCATACGGTGCCAGATTTGAGACATAGTAATGACCCGAGCCTTGTAAACAAGAGGGGTAACAATGGTGGGAGACTTGCAAGCCATTCAACGGTTGCAAGGCAAGATCCACCTCGCTCTTATCCTAGAGTTGTCGAAAAAGTTCAACCCAGGAGGCTAGAACTGGCAAGGCAAGAGCCACCAATGAGGCAAGCGAACCCACAAACCCTCCAAAGTTCAAGTTTGCAAGCCAAACCTCAAGGTGCGCTCAACAAGCAGTCTAATAATCCCTCAAGTTATGAATCTAGACCGGGGAACCAGTAAAGGCAGCTCAGCAGAGACCATTTGgtgacatgaaacctaaacaaactCGAGAGCATGTTGTTGTCGAAAGAAAACCTATGGCAAGCCAGACAGATGTAAGTACACGCAACTCAGGCACATGTTTTTGACCATGGTTAAGACCTCATGACTCACATTATCTGTTCTCCTTGCTGTAGAAATCAAGGCCCGGCGCTCGACCTTCGGCAGGAGCCAAGCTAGAGTTGGCAAAGCCAAAGTTTTACGATGATGGTCTGGATGACAACAGGAAGCTGGAAGCAGCGAAGCGGTACCAGGAAGCGGAGAATGGTTCGTGGTCTCTATTTTAACACTCACAAGAGAATTAAGAATGAGGATTTTGAAGTGTTAGCAAAGTCACATCAACTGCAAGCAAACAGCTGGTGGGGGAAGCTAGATATCAGGGGAGGAGAGAAAAACATTGCTAAAGCACAAAGAAAAACTGAGGCAAGGGATTTCAAAGCAAATGAAGGTTCTGAATATCTGCAAAGATCTAGCACCTGCTGATTTAGCTGAGGACGAAGTTCTGTTGCAAACGGTTTTAGATGAAACCATTAACACTCTGAGACTTAAGTTTGAAAAGATTCTGGGAATTCTTCACGGATCATGTAGAATGGATCACCTAGAATTAGTTGACGTTGCCTGAGTCTAGACACTAAGTTGCGAGAGAGAACTCTGTTCTTTAGTTGCACTtttaatttgaaatatgttgcaCGTTCACAACTACATTTATGCTGATTTACAATGGTCATCCAAATTCCAAATCTTAAATAAATATGTGATTTGACAACATGCATATTGTTAAGCCTGTTACAAATATtagctttattttatttattgcaTGAGATGAAGTTTTATAAAGGAATTATATAGCATTAATACTTGTGAGTATTCTTCATGCTTTTCAAGATCTGAGTGCATTCGTATTTCGTGATGAATAATTAATTAAAACTATTTATTTGAACTGGCCATGCGCACAGAAATAAATAATTAAAATTATTTATGTGAGTGTATTCGCTTTCAAGATCTAAGTTCCAATGTTTGCATCAGTGGAAATTTGTGGACATTGAGAAGCTGAAACTTTTCTTACTACTATGTTGTTGTCCTAGAACTTTCGGAGAAATATCAGAAGAAATTTGGTAAACTTCGATATTTTGTGGCTGGAATGCTGAAATTTTTATGTTTGCCTAGCTACTTTTATGAACTGGAATATCTGCCTTCGTCAAAGGAGATGGCCGTGAATGGAAAAGGTACAGATCAAGACAAGGCCCACCTGTCCAATGTCTATACCGATGTGATGCACAGCATATCAAAGAAAGAAGGAATTCCAAGAGCCTCCAGTTTATCCAGTATTGATTATATTATGACTCCAAGACGGATGTCGCTTGGGGATGTTGATACATCAAGTAGTACAGTGGCAAGCACAGAACCATCAAACTATGTATGTGGTCTCGATCAGAAAGCAAAACGCTTGTCTCTAGGAAGAAATAACATTGTTTCAGAACCTGAAGAAGTGCTACACCCTCAAGCACATCATGGATCATTCTGACCAAGAACCAGGTCCAAAGCAAGGGCTGATAGAAATTCAGTTGGTATAACGTCTACTAATGAGATGGAAATTGTGCCAAATTAGGATGAGAAAGGGCACTTTCTTGGTGTCCTAGTATGCAACCATTCATGCATGACAGCACAAAATCTGATGCTAGAACAAGCAAGAAGAGTATATGAACTGTTAAATGAACATTCATAGTAGTTGGTATTTGAACGAGTAGGACTGGGAAGCAGTGTGCAATGCTATTTAATCTTATTATTTTGAAACAATTTCATGACAGTAATTCTTGGCACTGATTCTATCCACCGCAAACAAACAGCTTTTGGTGGATTTGAAAGTTCGTTATCCTCAGAGGCATAAATTCTCCGAGGAATTTTGACTATCCTAGATATATAAATTTTGCTAAGCATTTAGATATACACTACATAGTTAAAGCAATGTATATAGAAAAACAAAATATCTTATAATTTTGAATGGAGGCGTTAATGTTGAAATGCTTAGCTAGTGCGATGAATTATAAGATAGCATACATGTGTGTTCATGTAACAAAGTGATATCGATCGAATTTCCAAAAGTCATCTCGATGCAATTGAATTCAATATGTTAACCTAATGGCTTGTTAGTTTTATTTTATGGTAGGAGTAAGGAAGTCAACACAGTAAAATTTAGTTTCTCTCATCTTAATTTGAAGTTTGTGTTTTCTTTTACTTCTGAGTTTAAATCTTGCATTTTTGCATGCTTGTTTGCATGCCTTTGTCAACACAGTAAAATTCAGACGAAGGTATAATTATTTACTTATGCAGATCGGAGCACAAATTTGAGATGTTCCTGAAGTGATAAATTACACTAAATGGTTGCAGGAGCATGATTCACTGACTTGTGAACCATTACCTTTATGGGAAAAGAAAAACTCCATAAGCAGCCCTCTGGCCGTCTGACTGAATCTCTAAAAATGTTGTGATTGGCTTCTTATATTTCTTCTCATCGCCTTTTATCAGGAAGACCATCAAACCAAACTATTCAAACTTCAATCGATGGTAATCATTAACCCCCTTTTATGTGAACTAATACTCATGTTTTCACAAAATATTTGATTCTCTGAAGCTGTTTCCAAATGCAGGTATATTGCATGGATATTCTTGGCAGCACTATACCATCTGCCCAGTTTTCAGTCAATGGGCTTGGATTTGCGGATGAATCTTTCCATCTTCCTCACCATTTATATTTCTTCTATAATTTTCTTGATGGTCTTCCATACCATATTTCTTGGCCTTTGGTATTTGGGTTTTGTTTCTCGTATGGCAGAGAAAAAACCAGAGATGCTTACTATAATACAAAACTGTGCAGTAAGTTCCATGGTGACATTGTTTCAGTGTCTAGCATTTCAATTATTTTTTTTGTTACCTATGTGTTACTTATTGTCTATGTCTTGTCTTATTTTTTAGGTTATAAGCATAGCTTGCTGTGTGTTTTATAGCCATTGTGGTAATAGGACTGTTTCAAGCGACAAATCTATTGATCGTAGAACTGCTAGCTGGATTGTATTCTCACTTTGGACAAAGCATGATGACAACACACTGATCCCAAGGCTATTGCGTATGCATAAATTTAAACTACAGATTTGCTCCTCCTGGTTTCCTCCAGTTAGTATACATACAGGTAAATTGAAATCAGTCTTTGAAATCTATTATGTTGTTTATGGTTAAGAGTTATTGCGTATGCATAATTTAAACAACAGATAAATATAGGTTTCCTTCCAGCTTGCTTAGCTAGCCACAAACATTTATAGGGAGCAATTGGTGCCAACATATGCAACAGCCTCGGCAGCGGGCAAGAGGATTGATCGACTTTTGATCCGAAAATGCAATCCACACGAGACTTAAATGCTCAGAATCAAGCAAAACAATACATGGTATACAATTCAAAAAATTGCTCCTAGCTAACTGAGTATAAACCAAACTTCATTGGAGAGTCGATCATACCTTGGTCAAGGCCTGCGCGGTTGATTCTTATCCATCGGCGGGGCAAGCTACTTCTCCTGCGTCCTTCCTCTCCAGCGGCACACTGGCTGGGCAATGAACGGGCGGGGCCACGCGCGGGTATTGAGATTGGGGTGAATCACGCGCGTGCGTGCGGGTGTTTATGGCGTTTGCGGCTGGGGTGGGGTTCGCGCGGGCGTATCGCGGCTGGCGTTTCGCGGCGCGCGAGAGTTTCTCCGCGGTTGTTCCGCTGGCGTAGGGAGGTGGGCGTTCCGCGTCATGCCTGGCGTCGTGGGTGCGAGATGCGGCGTTCATGGGGTTTCCCGAGCGGTACGCTTGTGCGCGGGCATTTCGGTGCCAAAATCCGGCGCAGGCGAAGGGCTGCGGCGCACGTGGGTGCGAGATCCGCGTCATGGTTGGCGGCGTGGGTGCGGGATTCGCGGCGGTCGTGGGGTTTCCCAGGCGGTACGCTTGCGCGCGGGCGTTTCAGTGCCAGACCCCGGCGCGGGTGAAGGGCTGCGGCGCACGTGGGTGCGGGATCCGCGGCGGCGTGCGGGGGTGGGCGTTGAGCGGAGGTCGTGCAGCGTCTGCGGGGGGAACAGGCGGGCCGCGGGGGTGTGCGGTAGCAGGGGGCATTGGGTAgggagcgggggcagtctacactatcctcttaatagttagtagagatttaaACGGAAAATTCTGATCTACCACAAGTATTAACTAAATCATATTCCTATAAATGGattttaaacctaaattggtgtcttagaccaacttgtccgagaaaccacgacctagcctatgttataggttgcccaacccgtTTATCCCAAAAGAAAAAGTAAAACTTTGTTtaatctacctaccccatgtaccctTGTTTCTATACCACACCTGCTAACGACATAAAAAAATTTaggtgtataaaaatatatactaaTCGGAGGTTCCACTGAGATAAAAAAatatactagaatttcataaagataaagtcagcttgatatTCTTAACTAAATagtattcttaaataggattatggAATCTAGTGTGATCTAATCCAATGTGGTCTGCTGAAAaagattagtggtacttggaccCTTCTAGCCAAGTGTTAACTTAGCATATAagatcaactcaaccatgagctaacccaacccatagagccatgatgaatggtataatcaatCTATcctcacctaacatcaaacaaacttttgatctACATCATGTGGTTTATCacatccatatctatcttaaccatatttcccaaccccaataatatacactaaccttgaatcaatgagaccaagactggaggagaaaagatcaacatcgacaAGGAAAGGTATAACAGTCAAAGCAAATCTCGAGATGAATTAGGACTTAAACATTTTAGATAAagtcttttccttgccataatctttcttacctcaacctgttCAGTTTATATCCCACATAAACAGTagctggatacctatgctctcctaatctTCCACTATctctaccaccaccaccagctccaccaagctacataaacatatatatctgttactactatttgtaagatctaaatgtAACTTTAGTTAGTATTTGGTATGATACTactttaggaggaataataaggtctatttgaccccatgtgttgctaaaAAAAtttattatgcatcatgctgagatttttgtttgtgcatatgtgttgagacaatatgagtatacaccctttccttacaaatctcgaggacgagatttctgttaaggggggtaggatttgtaaggcccaaaatgcgtacaaaaaaataataaaataaatatgtgAAGAAAGGAAATAGTAAATACAGATATCTCAGattatacttgagtgttgaaGATTGGAAcggaattttgaaaaccaagaattaaAAAAAAAAtaatagaaaacttttctattcAACCAAGTGATTATGCAtgtcattaaatgatgcaccataagtatttatttacatgaatatttaattGTGAAGTAACTTTTACTCCTTACCTtacattcaaaatactatttctctaaaaagaaagaaaacaatatgagtgtttctaatatttcaaacatttatcaaacaaataaatcaattaaaataaataaatatatatctattgCATCATAATTGTTTTTAGTATGTATTAAAAATTTGAATTCTTAAACTTTATTTTAGATTCGAACTTGAAATTTGTAAATCAAatgaaaatagaaaatagaaaatgagaaaagaaaatGTTTATGGACCCACTTATTCCTCCTCTAAATGAGTGACAAGAAAAAATAATAATATTAATAGTAGATGTTTTATTTTCATTAGGGAGATGATTGACATTTGAAATTTGGAAATTTGAATCTGAAATGAATTGGAAATTTGAAAAGGAAAATAGGAAaataaataagaaaagaaaaaagaagaaaacCCTAATTGGCCAAACAGCACTAATTCGGCCCACCAGGGCATTCAATCTGCGCACCCACTTCACACCCGGGCACTGCCCTGTGGGGCCCGCACGTCGGTAGCTCCATCTCGCAACTACGCGCGCGCGTGATTTGGTGTTGTGACTGACGTTCAGGGCCCACAATCCATCCTCCCTCCCCCTTGCTCTCGGTGTAGCCGTGGCTCTGACAGTGGGTCCCGACTGACAGGGTCATCCCCTTCCCCGCGTCGTTCGGCTCTGGTTGACCGCAACAAACTCGACGCATCTCACGCGAGCTTATCTGAGCAAACTCCGAACCGTCCGTGGCCCTCTCGGCGGCGCTATAATACACAGGGCCACGATCTCCCATCTAGCCTTCTTTTTCTTCCTGGTGCAATCCGCGAAATGGTTGACCGCTCATGCTCCCATCCCCCACCAGCGCCGTGCTCCACCAGCTGCACCTCCTCCTAGCCATGGCGTAGGGCCTGTTCCTCTTCGGCTTCACCTCCGCGTTGGCTCGCCTTCGGCCGTCGTGAGGACACCAACAAGCTCCAGATCCGAACGCTCGTGCTCCAACTCCGGCCGGTCACCGTCCTCTACACCGAGATCTTCCCGGCGCGCGGATCCTTGGCCACCACCTCTAGGCACCGTTGCCCCAAGTCCGACCGGCGCCCCTGCCATGAACCGGCTCCGCGCCTCCTCTGGTGCACGGCCGCCTCTATTGCCGCCGCCGTGGGGCTCTGCTAGCGACCATCATCGTCCTCGCCCAGGCCCACCAAAGCGGATCAGGAGTGTCTCCGGCCGCCAGTGCGGCCTGGGAGCACCTTGCGCCCGCGGCAGCTGCGTTCAGGGTCGATATGCTTGGGTGGGGGACCCAGCTCGCCGTCATGCTCCGCAGGTTCGTAGCGCTATGTGGCAGCGCGTCCGCAAGGGAAGCGCCCATGCGGTTTGAAGCTCCATGGCCGGAGGTTTCTGCTGCGTCACCACGGGTCAAaacgaagagagagagagagaacatcGCAGGACTCACATGAGGATTCTATTCGTGCCCGGTGAGTGCCCTGCAACTGCGTTCGCAACATCATGTGCATAGTATATTAGCACCTTTTGGCGTTAAGATAGGATCACCATGGTGGCTGGGCACCACTCGCCGGTGGAGATTTTGCCATCAGCAGCAGAGCGCCGCTGGCCCGGCACCAGATAGGGGAAGAAGAAAGACCCTGGCCGCCAAATCGTTGATGAACGACCCTGATTTGATGAGGTTACCCCTTCACAGTGAAGGAATTGTGGTCGTCCGATTCTGGATGGGCGCTGGAGAGGGATCGAGTAGTATTGAACTCATGGCCGTTAGATCGTGATCAGACGGATCGTGTTTCGTACCGATTCGGGTTATTGGCGATCTAATCCAGGCCCTTAGTTCTTGATCAAGCGGATCTGGATCGCTGATACCTTTCGGTCGTGCCTCAATTGCAATAGAGCCCCTCGGGTTTCGATAAATAAACCCGCTGTCCACTTTTACTATGCTCGGTGTTTGGGGATTCTTATCCCGAGCCCCCTGGCTTTTGATTAAATCTTGTGCacagtccaggaaataaagaaaagagggaaaatgaatttagaaattgattttgggtttaaaaataattgcagaaactcatttaattcatataaaatccaTGTTGAGTCCAAATTtaaccattccagtttctataattttgtaatattattgtttatcatctagtgtcATTGATctgacatgaaagccactttaaattatctcttaattaatcttttgtcaaatacataaaaccttcctaaattcataacttccccatttaaactccgaattgatccgttcaagttgcgttagtcttgtataaatatttactatgcaataacaacatttatggtACCAAATCTCATTATTTTATCTGTATTTAACTGATGTTGGATAGCCTTGTTAATccgcttatcattataatctattaaaatatgatctatggttcatttataacttagatcaaagtgagttaattatttataagatattctctcatatgatttgtactaaccaatttataatatagtttaatattttaatcacgcaGATctcctataaaatcataactccttaagcataactccgatcttagtagttctcgatcccgcgatctcgtagcaacgcgtagattattattatgcagtatgttcttatgtttggtgtaatgttaactttgtctataccatgtatgtttgtattgctacgactagtagtgcggtcacgaggatcctaagaatcaccctggtaactggaatctcaagtgccaggcaagttgtgcccttgatcactttcatttacccaataatattctttattatcactattcaatgcataggtttaattttgatgggacccgataggtcaccctagtatgtttatcctgtttaccttgtttacccctgattcacttgggtagttatgctattgctctatatggttttgggattaatattttattatatccatgttccaattattctgttatgttatttatgctcatgataagatcattatgttaattggaacatggagcgaccacccgggaaagcagtgctaccacaagggtttaataggacgcccttggctgattaactaggaaagctagtagaggtcttccttacccgaaaggggcaagggcagtaggggagtgatcagtgtagggaggtccttgggttaattttgctgcgatggcggtcaggcgagggattcctgcactggagcttcctataaactgtagcgggatttctgaagctagtggaactttgtaaaggcttcatagtgttaccctgcctcgcttccttggtagaggtgtatgggattcatgaccccttggcagatgggtaacacggcttgtgggtaaagatgcgcaacctctgcagagtgtaaaactagtatactagccatgctcacggtcatgagcggctcggaccctcacatgattaaattatggaacttaaactcaattggtcatatgcattgcatgggatttgttattaattttgttctattatttttattatggtttggtatttacttacatctagtaattgctaataaaagtttgaccaacattaaaagcaatgctcagctttaaccatttttctttgataagccttacacttcatgagctcccacctttggtgagttcatgccacattattccccacaacttgttgagctattataatgtgtgagctcacccttgctgtctcacacccccccccacaggagaagaacaggtggttcaagaggagccacgcatcgaggagttcgattcgatctaggtggcgtctcccagttgactttctggcgccaaggatggattttagatcatgctatatttatctttttattttgtaagacttccgctatgtaataagtactctgattattgtgacatttatctctatacactctatgattatatatgttgtcttctttggcacatgtatgagatgcacccggctctgtcctttaaacccgggtgttacagtagccttgtacagagtgcttcggtatttgaaaggagcgatgaatcttggtattaaataccggatttccgtcagtacttgaaggattcagtgatgcaaactAGATCTCTGACTCagatcaaatgaagtctacaagtggctatgtgttcactttagctggtggggccatgtcatggagatcgtctaaacaatcagtgtcgacacgttccaccaaggaggctgaattagttgcacttgattcagcatcattggaggctgaatggttgagagacctgttgtcagaccttccaatgctagcaaagccgataccggctatcctagtatactgtgacaacacttctgtgttgctgaaagtgaacagtagaaaggacaaccaaaaatccttgaggcatatcagaagacgacttgattcatgtcggcatgctagagagGCGGGTGTAATAACagtagattacatcaagtctggaaggaaccttgctgatcctttcaccaaaggactggctcaaaagccaatccaagcagcgtgcattggaatgggactcgtaccctgttagcggtttcaattgcggataactgtcctgtgtgaccggagatccaggctccaggaaacgaagcactgtgaaaccaagagcacaaaagataaagagtctcatgagctgctgtgctctgtctgtatggcaggttgagcgatatgctcttaatgaagtcaatgctataagcagggaaattgtcctacaaaatttccttaacgatttcacctatatgagctAACTATGGGGTCGCAGTCCGAgagagaatggggttttctctctagtgaactcatgaatagatattaaagggcatgactgtaatgccctgccccgtaagagaagcagataatctgcgtagtactatgtgccttttgtgcgaagattctcacactagggtttgtggatcaaggcgtagtcctccgcttactcgtgcagggttggagtacactgggataggctttagttcaaacctaacaagtacctctaccaaaaaagtagtatataaacagtacaggagctcaatgacattgatcagaaaataagagtgaaaatggtggggattgctGTCCGATTTTTGTGTTTTCACTTTATTAAAAAAAAGATAAAAGGCCAGTCAGCTGGGCCACTACTGGGCCGGCTGGCCGAGCAGCCTAGGAAGGAGCATCGTAACCCTACGTGCTCACAGGGAGATGGAGAC is a genomic window of Zea mays cultivar B73 chromosome 5, Zm-B73-REFERENCE-NAM-5.0, whole genome shotgun sequence containing:
- the LOC100384054 gene encoding uncharacterized protein LOC100384054 isoform 2 (isoform 2 is encoded by transcript variant 2) is translated as MGLDLRMNLSIFLTIYISSIIFLMVFHTIFLGLWYLGFVSRMAEKKPEMLTIIQNCAVISIACCVFYSHCGNRTVSSDKSIDRRTASWIVFSLWTKHDDNTLIPRLLRMHKFKLQICSSWFPPVSIHTGEEQVVQEEPRIEEFDSI
- the LOC100384054 gene encoding uncharacterized protein LOC100384054 isoform 1 (isoform 1 is encoded by transcript variant 1), with translation MGLDLRMNLSIFLTIYISSIIFLMVFHTIFLGLWYLGFVSRMAEKKPEMLTIIQNCAVISIACCVFYSHCGNRTVSSDKSIDRRTASWIVFSLWTKHDDNTLIPRLLRMHKFKLQICSSWFPPVSIHTVVRSRGS